The genomic region tctatacacaaactgcttcattatgctaacgtttttttttttgtggcaatagtgttccttcaaggaaaaaaatatttgaatgcaTCAAAAATATACAGTGCCATACAGTGTAACTAATTAAAGCATTAAACTTTGAATACCACATATCAAAAATCAATAAGAAAAaggccaaaaagaaaaaaaaggtaagaaggaaagaagagagggggcagggtatTTGGGAGGAGATAGTAAAGAGATGTTATGGTCTAACCTCCCACATAAGTGTTACCCGATTAAATTCCTAAATCTGGGAACTCAAATggaatggaattgtatggaatGAATAAACTTTATTTCAAATGCTAATTGTTTAACTTTAATCATTATTCTGTGGCAGCAACGCAGCAAGAACAGAGCATGTAAGAAGCTTGTGCAGAGGTCTGAGGAAGGGGATGTCAGAGGTGGAAGTAATTCTATGGACGAAGCTGATGTAGAGAACAAGGAAGTGATAAAGGTGAGTGTTATACAGTATTCTTTGTCATTTCGGTTCTTCCTGTACTGCATGAACAAGAGATAGTATAGCTGCTGGCCCAGCCTAACTTTGAAAGTTTGAGCCATTCACTTCCTTTTCCATGTTTAGCAATACAGGAATAACTTGCCATaatgtttatacatttttaaaccaGTTATGTAATTTCTGTTCACCATTAATGAATTTCTACTCAGTCATGTTTGGTGAAtgctaatattatgtattttggcCAGATGACTCTGAAGTATTTTCACTAAACAGAAGAAGATTTGTGATAAATTGCGAACCgatttacaaaaaataacaatatactgaaatggatttttttttcctcagcTTGATTACTTTTACCCCAGATTTCAAAAGTCAATTTTCATAAATCAGCTTGGAAAACAGACACTACAGTCTACAGCAAATGTTACTTGACCTTTTGCATTTAGCGTGCACATTGCAACACTGCCACCACCCACACAACCACCATGACTAAGCCAGATTCAATATGCCAAAGTGAGAGGTTATACCTTTTCTTTTGCTATATTGTTTAATTTCACAGTCTAAATTGATCTTTCCCCTCTATTATCAATAATGCATCACTAAAATAAATCCATTTTATTTTACCGATATAAACCAGTGTAGAGAAAGCAAAGCAATTATGATGATATTTGCATTTCTTTACAATGAAtgcatagcaaaaaaaaaaaaacagcaccaaaCTAGTGCCAGTGTGGCTTCTAAGATGAACGTTATAAAGTAAAACTTCAGTATGTAAGGAGTATTAAAGAGGGAATATTGGAGTAGCAATATGTTTCATCAAATTTTATGAATATGCCGGACACACTGGAAAGTAGTTTGAGCTGAATTGTAAGAATTACAATGTTTCTCTCTTTACATTTCTCTTTATGATTTTCTAACTCTGCTGCTGTTTGCTGTATTATTGTGATCTGACATCTGTCTTACAACTTTTAAATCTGTACTTTAAATGCCTGATATTTAAAACTCACATTTAATTCAGTACTGGGGCAGTTCCTGTGCTTCTTTGAAGTCATCAGTTATTATGACTTCGTACAATCAAAGAGTATTGAGAACATAGGGTGCATGTGCAGCAATTGCTGCAttcctccaatccaatgcttctcatacaaATGCATTGTATCGAGTGTTTCTCAATGTATtaagtattaaaggaccactctaggcacccagaccacttcagcttaatgaagtggtctgggtgccaggtccttctagggttaacccattttttcataaacatagcagtttcagagaaactgctatgtttgtgaatgggttaagccttcccctatttcctctagtggctgtctcattgacagccgctagaggcgcttgcgtgattctcactgtgaaaatcacagtgagagcacgcaagcgtccataggaaagcattatgaatgctttcctatgtgaccggctgaatgcgcgcgcagctcttgccgcgcgtgcgcattcagccgacggggaggagaagaggaggatcggaggagagctccccgcccaccgctggaaaaaggtaagttttaaacactttcccctttccagagccgggcgggagggggtccctgagggtgggggcagggTCATCATGCGGTGTGATGGCACTGAGTGTTAAGACCTTTGAAGGAGCAAaggcctctagtgactgttagTCTGAGCACACATAAAAAATGGAAACTATAAGCTTAAGGTATGCTAAGCTAGAAATGCAGCTCTCCAAATTGTTTTTTCAAATACAGCACTGATAGTAGCCAAGCAAAATGGGACAGACCGTATAGACTTAAATACAGTAAGTATTAAATGGTCTTTGTtgttacagtaaatacagttttaATAGCCATTACAACAAATGAATATGTGCCAAAGCACATATGCCAAAGCAATGCCTTAGCACCTTGACGTCAAGTGGATACCACTAGAATGTATCCTTGGCTTAAAACCTTGTAAATGGAAATCACTAAAAGGAGGGAGAGTCCAGAAAATTGAGTACTTCCTCTGCAGGTGAATCAAAAGCTCCTCTAGAAAAACAATGTATGTAGAAATATGGATACATAGATGTAAGAGATAAAAAAATAGACCAAGAATTAACTCTTAATAATAAAGGAAAAAGGAAGATTGTacataaaaagattaaaaagccTCAGATAGTATGTTGCTAATGTCAAAGTAAAGTAAATCTATGTAAGGATACATACAATGTTTCCCAATTTGGCTTTATTTCAGTATCCATGCCACAAGAAACATTGTCACCATGCAAAATAGTACAAAGGTGCAAAAAAACTTTATAAAGATACATAGGAGGAGTACTATAACAgctgctaaataaaataaatgagtatACCTAGGTTTTAGCCCATAAAATCTCCTTAAAGATAtagtgtcatatattgtatttagcaGCAGTTAAATTATTCCCCCTAAGTATCTatattctgcttttttttccccacctttgtattattttacatgaTAACAACGTTTCTTGTGGCATGGATACTAAAATAAAGCCAAATTGGGAGACTGTATATATTCTTACATAGGTTTACTTTACTGTGACATTAGCATTATATTATTTgaggtattttaatattttatgtgcaaTCTTCCTTTCCATATATCTACATACATTATTGTATTTCTAGAGGCGCTTTTGATTCACTAGCAAAGAAAACTCTATGTTTTGTACTCTGTCCTCTTAGTGATTTTTAAAAGCCATTATAAGCCTTATTACACAGTCAGCCCATATAAATTCAATCAATTTACAATgaaaataaacacacagacagacatggggGTCTCATTATAAAGACTGCATGATCATACAACTTTAAACcataaactatatatttttagGAAATATATACAGTGATGAAATGCCTTAACATATAGTCCAATTTCTGTGGGACAGTGTCGATTCCTGGGTCCTGACCCACTGTTCCAACTTACTTCTGTAGTGTTTCATTTTTTGAGTTCGCCAAATGCATGCCACAATAAAAGCAAAGTCCACTTCCAATAAtcagctaaaaaaaaagaaacttataCACAGTGACATGTGAACCAATAAATGTAAATGTTGAAGTTATTTAAAGTGGTCAGGGTCCCTGTAATCTGTCTGCATATACCTAGTTTAACCCTTTGGCTGCAAGAGGTGCAACTTAATATCCATCCGTTACATAAGGGAGATATTAGTCAGACTAATATTTTTGCATGGTGTGTCATTTATTGGCTCAGTAAGGGCAGTTGATGCTGTTAGCTAATAAATGGCAACTGGACCAGCTTCCATCTCCTGCTGCACTGCAGAAGCCAGATGTTCGTCACCAGACATGGAAGCAGCCTGTGAGCCTtgtgggacccaggtaagagggcaaacaatTAATACATGGTATGCCCCACTTACAGGGAACCAGGCCAAGGTACTCTGGAAATTATAACCATCTCCATTTTTcctgaattttatttttaaactcttATTTATTAGCATTGTAAGGACTACTGAAAAGTATGTATTAGGACAAAACATATGTTGGACATGATTATTGATGACTGGAGATGATGCTGGTTTTGAACAAGGCATTGCATCTTATGGGCCCTTTAAGCTTCACCAGCCATCACTGGGTTAAGTCATTACATTttcttcaaaaatataaaaaaaacaatgttaaagAGCACATAGGGAACTAAAAAAGTGGCCTATAAGGACAAATTTGCCCTAATTAGGGCACTTGCCAAAAATACTCATTGTATGGCAGTCTGCTCATCTAAAGATACTCATAGGAACATTCCAGTGTGCTAGTCCATACCTGGAGAGCATTTAGTTTGTTTGAAACTAGTCCAAGCACAAACCCACACACAGTTGAGATAGCAAATAGTAGGATAGCACATCCTGCCGGCTGCTTCACTcatatagaaacaaagaaacattgaatgtgatggccgataagaaccgtttggcccatttagtctgaacaattttcttaatactttcattagtccttggcctatctagtctgcccaattttctattgtatttaaatgtttctatcatatcctcccggtctcctctttcctccaagctatacatgttaagatcctttaacctttcctggtaagttttattctgcagtCCATtaatcagtttagtagcccttctctgaactctttccaaagtatcaatatccttctatagatacggtctccagtactgcgtacaatactctaagtgaggtctcaccagtgttctatacaatggcatgagcacttccctctttctactgctaatacctctccctatgcaaccaaacattctgctagcatgtcctgctgctctattacattgcctgcctacctttaagtcatcactCCTTCAACACTCTTCCAGCAAACAGACAACCCTTCTAATTTGTTCTATAAGAGAATGATCTGagactgtttttacattttttttgtcagcACTTTATTTGTTTATGATAATTTGGtactttcctttctttttcttccaGAGCATATGCTTTCTCTGTGCTTTGAATGAGGCTTCAGAAATCAgcgagtttattatttttttcataaaataagGCAGAGAGAATATGCAGTTAACCACAAAATACATCAGTAAGCTGGAATGCTTCAGGAGGCTCTAGTGTACTTTTAATCATTCATAATTTATCTTGTTCCTACTACTTActactgttttgttttgttttctttgtttgtttgttgttgttttttagtcAGCTCTTAAtttgttatgttttttgcaaATAGCTCACTGGAGTCTATCACACCATGATTTAAggatttgtttattatatttttttttttaaaaaatgcactGAATTACTGTTTGTAATCTTTCTCCAGATGATGGCTCCTTTGGAGATTGACGTAAGACTGGATTCCCGACAGATTGACATTTATCGAGATAATGTTGATGGGATATTTGGCGAGGAAGATCAAAAGCCATAATATTGTAGAACACCTTATTCACAATAATTCTATTgttataaaataaagtatttgatttctgtaataaaatacattattgtGGGAATATTTTTGACTCTTGGTttctaaatatttgtaaaattaaaagtgaaatatttttaaatttggcaGTACTGTAGACTTACAAGTAATACTATAACTTGTACCTACCTAAAATTTATTAAACTGATAACACTTAAACGTTTCCAGTAATGTTTTGTGTTCCATTACCACTTcgtcatagattgtaagctattTGAGTAGGGTCTTCTTCACATCTTGCCTCTAccaatattattttgtatgtcaatTGCATGTTTTCATATATCCCCATTCTCTAGTTGTAATGTCCTGTGAAATACGCGGTCTATAAAAATGCTAATAGTAATTTAAGAAATTGAACACTTCAGTACACCATATAAGGCCATATAAGACACAAGTCAacataaaatttgaaaaaaggaGTGAAAGTATGCAGTGTGTCACCCACACATATAGTATGTACATTattatataactaataaaatacCAATCCACTTACCATATATTACACATATTGGAGGATTATTCACAGGCTACTTTTTCATTTAAATTGCCTTTATGTATTCCCATGACATCTTTCTATGGCACTGTTGGAACCAGGTTAGCATACTACAATAATCACAGTGGATTGGATAATTACATTGGGAAGAAGTGAGGACCATCAAGCAACACCGAATTAAGCGCACCCAGGAATCCCtatatgagagaaaaaaaatcagcagGGAGGGAGAAACAAGTTAAACAAACTTATAAGGGTgggctaatactcgcctctgtgtctttcataaaatcatgacttttcatcatgaaatagcaaaatcgtgtaattttttttttttttagtcaatctttatttttatttttcttaacaaaGGTAACACACGAATTACAGCAGTACAGTCGTTACATTTTGGTACTTGCAGTATTGTAGCGTTAAACATGCAGAGTAATTAGTAACATTGAAGCTTCTGTTGTACAGTATAACTTTGAAGGTTCATCTAACAATATGCATGAGCCTGAAGGTAGTTAACCAGCCTAATTTAGTGAAGGGACAGAGGGGATCGATAATGTATTGGGAATTATTCATCATCAGAGTCTCCCCCTCATCAGTGTAGGGTGCTTAGTTGCTCAGGCTGTTCGGGGGCGGTCTCGGCTCCTAGGAGCCGTGTATTAGGCCAGCGGCGTGGTGTCGTGGTGGGAAACATGTGTATCGAGGCTTAATACCGCTATAATGCGTCGTAGGAGGCTGTCACAGTGGCTGGTCTCGCCTCTAAGTCGGAGTCTAGGGACACCGTCCCAGTGGGTAACTTATAGCGTTCAACTTTATTGCCCTCTAAGCCCATGTCACGGTCGGAGTAAGTCAATAGTCGTCAAGCGTCCTAGGCCCCCTGGGGGTCTAGGAGAAGGGGTATGCAGTTGGGGCTgggtggggggggaaggagagcgGGTGGGTGTTCCGGGTGGGATCCCGCAGCCATGCCATAGGCACATCCCGTGAATGGACAGCCATCGTGTCACCGTTGGTCGCGGCTCAGCCATCACCAAGCGACGCGCCCCCGGGGGACGCACTATGCCGACCCATTCGAGATATAAGATTTCCAGGGGTACCATTTGAGGGCACACTTGTCAGAGCGCTCCTGCAGGGAGGCGGTCATGATTTCCATGTCATAGATGTTTTCTACTTTATACACCCATTGTGTGAATGTGGGCACCGTGGTGCGTTTCCAGTGTAGCGGTATAAGGGCTTTCGCTGCTGTGAGCAAGTGTATGGTGAGGGAATTTTTGTATGTACGCGTGGGCATGGGCGTGTGGTGTAGCAACATAGTCAGGGGTAGGAGGGGAAGGTCCGAACCTGTAATCTCCCTGATCTTTGTGTTGATCATCTGCCAGTATGGTGTGATGTgtgggcacgtccaccatatgtgtatgttcGTGCCGGGTCCGGACCCGCATCTCCAGCAATCCCCTGTGGTAGCGACCTGCATACGTTTGAGGGCCTCCGGCGTCTGATACCATTGTGTCAGGAGTTTATAGCTGGTTTCTTGAAACTTTGAGCTTATGGAGCAtttgtgtgtgaggaggaagattTTCCCCCATTCTTGATCTGTCAGTTGGGTCCCTGTCTCTCTTTCCCATTTACCTGTGAAGCCTAGCGGGCTACCTTCCAGCGATGTCAGGAGGGTAGCATACATGCGGGAGACACCGTGTTCTATGTGCCTCCTGTTAGTGCACAATTGTTCGAAGTCCGTGAGCTGCCTGTGGAGGTGGGCTCTACCCGTTATTTGTGCATGGTATGCCTTTACCTGGTGGTGGTAGAATGCGTCCAGTTGTGTGGGAGGTCGGTCCTCCATCAGGTCCGTCAGCCGCCTGATCTCGCCCCCTGAAGTCCATTGTTGTAGGTAGATCCAGTCTGCCCTTTGGATGCGTTTGAGGGCCGCCGGGGGGAGGCCTCCTGCGAGATCCGGGTTGTAGGTGATAGGGGTAAGGGGGTTCGGGGAGGTCGTCAGGCGGCGGGCGAACCGAAGGCCGCACCATACCTTGAGCGTGGCGTCAGTGATGGGATTGCCCGTTTGCAGGTCCTTGAACGTGAGCCGTCCCAGCCAGAGTTTGGATGGGATGGTGCCCGGGGACTGCCTTTTCTCCATCTGCACCCAACGTTTGGGGCTGGGATGGGCGTGCCAGTCCACTATTCTGTGTAGGTGTGTGGCCTGGTAGTAGATCTGTAGGGACGGGAGTCCCACACCTCCGGCGGCCTTGGGGCGTTCTAGGGTGGTCCTGCGAATGCGGGTCGGTCTCTGGTTCCACACAAAGTGTCTGATGGCCGTCGTCGCCGATTTGAAGAATGCCTGTGGTATCCTCGTGGGCAGAGTTGCGAACAGGTAGAGGAGACGTGGCAAGATGTTCATCTTAACCGCACTAATGCGGCCGAACCAGGTGATGTATTGTCCTGTCCACTTCGTCAGGTCTTTTTGTATGGTCGAGAGGATGGGAAGGAAGTTCAGTTGATAGAGCTGAGCCAGGTCTCTCGGCAACCAGGTACCTAGGTAGCGAAGTTTGGTAGTCCTCCAGGAGAAATGGAATTGGGAGCTGAGGTGTTTGGCGAGATCCTCGTTCCGTGTTATGGGCATGGCTTCGGACTTGTCTATGTTCAATTTCAGGTTGGATAGTCGTCCGTAGGTCTCGAATGCCTGCAGTAGGTTAGGGACAGAGATCATCGGTTGTTCCaggaagaagagcatgtcgtcgGCATATGCCGCCACACGATGCTCCTCTCCACCCACTCGAACCCCCTTGATACCCCCGTCTCGTCTCACCGCCTCCAGGaaaggttccagggtgagggcaaacaagAGGGGCGATAGAgggtgtagcggagtgcaatattaaaatccacgatctccgctggtataacaggtacatccacagtcagcgctgaaaagtaaggcaatatccccaatcctcccaataaccggacgaaacacagtttgggagtcaactaactggctttattcacagctggcatatttatacagttccccatgcaaggggtttccatacagtgaatccaggggatttctcccatcatgcaatgtaattttcccaacaggctgtgctgcacgagaaggatactcccactaaaatggacgattaagtggattatcccctcgtgcagcagaactgacaatctgtatcAAAATAcggtttttatgttttattcggCAGATTTAAGTGACCGAACGTTcagtagatagctgggatctgagcgcatcttttgggagaataccgcttgaaatacacttagccatcgagttcggtttaaaactaccgaacaccgatggggaacacaatgtgatgagagcggagctcccgaacgctctggaagtccggcggtgttcgtatcattgagtagtcgtttttagtaccaggcgctcgacgaccgaacaccgctggagagacaaaggatccaagatggccgaccgccgcatggtcggtagtcgaacgacggccacctaggagagcctttaattaccgattgcaacattattgcaatcggttaatgagcgccacacgactctaagcgtgtggtccacctggggagcccgtattcggttGGCGAATGGCCCGGAtagccgcaattcgtcaaacgaagggtttgcatgctggtagcttagggctgccagcatgcgaacggtcctagagaatacacatacaatatagaatatacagtccccccttacagcctacggacaacctcgaTACatcacagtccagaagtggctaggtttgccacagaggGCATCCCTGGCGAGTACCATTGCATATTGGGAAGGCGTTCGTCAGGGCTCTGTTGACTCTGATCCTTGCCGTCGGCGTGGTGTATAGTGCCGCTATCCATGAGCGCATGTATGGCCCGATCGTCTCTGGCTTCTCTACCCgggataaatcccacttgatccgGGTGGACGAGGTCCGGTAGTATATGGGTCAATCTGAGGGATAGAGCTTTGGTGAATAGCTTCAAGTCAGCGTTCAGTAaagagatgggcctgtagttcgcACAGACGGTCGGGTCCTTGCCCTCTTTGGGGATGACCGTGACAGTCGCCACCAGGGTATCCATGGGAAAGCGCCCGCCGTCCCGTAGGGAGTTGAATCCAGCAAGTAGCTTCGGCAGGAGCATATCTCGAAACGTACGAAGGTATGTGAGCGGTAGACCATCCGGTCCCGGGGCTCGGTGTGGCTTTGAGTTCTTTAGTGCCATGGCCAGCTCTTCGAGCGTCAAGGGGCTCTCCAGGTCTTCTGCGAGTTCCGGTGACAATTTGCGTGTAACATGTTGCGACAGGTAGTCCGTGATTCTTCGGCGTTGGGACAGGTCCCGGGTGTCTCGTGTGGCTTGTTTCTGGTTATAGAGATCCGTGTAGTACGCTTCAAAAGCTGCCATGATCCCCTTGGGCATATTAGTGTGGTGGCCGGCCCGCGTCTGGATCTTATGGATGTGTTGAGACCGTCTCCTTGAACGGAGCATCGTCGCCAGGAGTTTGCCACTCTTGTTGGAGTATTCGTAAAAAAACCTGGTTGATTTTCGCAGTATGTGTAGGTGACCTTGAGCAAGGTGGTCCTTGAGTTCCCTCCGGGTCTCTGTCAGTTGAAGGTAGGTGTCGTCATCCAGCTCTCCAGGTCTGCAATCCTCCTCGTCAGGTCTGTGATGCATCGGGACTTCTCTTTCTTGCGTTGTGTACACACGGATATAAAGTGCCCACGCATCACACACTTATGAGCTTCCCATAAAGTCAATGGGGGCATGTCGGGAGTTTCATTTGTGTCGAAGTATTGGGTGATAGTGCGCTGTGCCGCGGTGCGGGCTACTAGGTCAGCCAGTATGGATTCATTAAGTTTCCACTGGCGCTCCGCTGGTTTGAATAGGGGGGAGCTTATCTGTATTGATGTCGGGGCATGGTCTGACTGGCGGACAATCCCTATGTGTGCGTCTCGGAGGAGCGTCAGGTGTTCCTGTGGCATGAAGATGTAATCTATGCGGCTATATTGTTTGTGTACTGACGAGTAGTAAGTGAAGTCCCTGTCGTCGGGGTGGGCCGTCCTCCAGAAGTCAACCAGTCCCGCCTTGTGCAGAGTTTTCCTGGCAGTGAGTAGGCAGTGTGGTGGGATGGTGCAGGTCCCCTTTGAGGTGTCTATGTGGGGGTCTAATGGTAGGTTTAGGTCCCCTGCCAGGATCAGGAGGCCGTCCCTGAAGCGTTCTAATTTGGACAGTGTTTTGGCTAGGAACGTGTGTTGCGCTCGGTTTGGGCTATATATGCAAGCGAATGTGTATGTGTGGTCAGCTATGGTGCCTTTGATGAAAATGTACCTCCCGTTCGGGTCTGCAAGCGTTTCTTTGTGTTGGTATGGGATCGAGTGTGCGACTAGGATCGCAACCCCTGTTTTCTTAGCGTCTGGGTGGTTCGCAAAGAACCCCTGAGGGAAGCGGTTGTTCTCTAGTTTCGGCTGGGTTCGGCTCacgaagtgcgtctcctgca from Pelobates fuscus isolate aPelFus1 chromosome 1, aPelFus1.pri, whole genome shotgun sequence harbors:
- the MLN gene encoding promotilin — encoded protein: MDSRTVISLVLVIYGICMLAEKTQGSFAHFYSHSDVCNMQQRSKNRACKKLVQRSEEGDVRGGSNSMDEADVENKEVIKMMAPLEIDVRLDSRQIDIYRDNVDGIFGEEDQKP